A part of Terriglobus roseus genomic DNA contains:
- the mtnP gene encoding S-methyl-5'-thioadenosine phosphorylase, with translation MAQAEIGIIGGSGLYNMPGLTDTQEIKVETPFGDPSETIVLGTLEGRNVAFLARHGRGHRILPTELNFRANIYAMKKLGVSFILSISAVGSLKEEHKPTDFVIPDQFIDRTFARNATFFGDGIVGHVAFGDPICSVAAKAFEQGCKEAGVVGKLGGTYINMEGPQFSTRAESNLYRSWGADVIGMTNLQEAKLAREAEISYATLAMVTDYDCWHESHDDVTVDQIVQVIHANTKNAQEVLKGAVKALPKDNSNTPVASALKFAIMTDKKTIPAATREKLAIFLDKYEG, from the coding sequence TTGGCACAGGCAGAAATCGGCATCATCGGCGGCAGCGGTTTATACAACATGCCGGGATTGACGGACACCCAGGAAATCAAGGTTGAGACGCCCTTCGGCGACCCATCGGAAACCATCGTGCTGGGCACGTTGGAAGGTCGTAATGTTGCGTTCCTCGCGCGCCACGGTCGCGGTCATCGCATCCTCCCCACGGAGCTGAACTTCCGCGCAAACATCTACGCCATGAAGAAACTCGGCGTCAGCTTCATCCTCTCCATCTCTGCGGTGGGTTCGCTCAAGGAAGAGCACAAGCCCACTGATTTCGTCATCCCCGACCAGTTCATTGACCGTACCTTCGCACGCAACGCCACCTTCTTCGGCGACGGAATCGTAGGCCACGTAGCGTTCGGCGATCCCATCTGCTCCGTCGCAGCCAAAGCCTTTGAGCAGGGCTGCAAGGAAGCAGGCGTCGTCGGCAAACTCGGGGGCACGTACATCAACATGGAAGGCCCGCAGTTCAGCACGCGCGCAGAGTCAAACCTCTATCGCTCGTGGGGCGCAGACGTCATCGGCATGACCAACCTGCAGGAAGCCAAGCTGGCCCGCGAAGCTGAGATCAGCTACGCCACACTCGCCATGGTCACGGACTACGACTGCTGGCACGAAAGCCACGACGACGTCACCGTCGATCAGATCGTTCAGGTCATCCACGCCAACACCAAGAACGCGCAGGAAGTGCTGAAGGGCGCGGTCAAAGCGCTGCCCAAAGACAACAGCAACACTCCCGTAGCCTCGGCACTGAAGTTCGCCATCATGACCGACAAGAAGACCATCCCCGCAGCCACACGCGAGAAGCTGGCCATCTTCCTGGATAAGTACGAAGGCTAA
- a CDS encoding YgfZ/GcvT domain-containing protein, translated as MTTLSAVDQLQAFRTGAGVASLAAGWIAVTGSDRVRWLNGMVTNSVQALTPGEGAYSFLLSAQGRIQGDLMIWAKPDLLLLETGPEQVENITALLDRFIIMDDVELSDETARWHGMLVAGPQAAEKLTAAGVAVRATKLLKKLTVPYAGTEVQVLCTYSPLVPRFEIWSRDAAVLEQLRAALVQDGAVPCDAEGLELLRIAEGTPRYGSDIRDRDLPQETNQTRALHFNKGCYLGQEIVERIRSRGNVHRTFTSFALTGDVPAPGTPLEAEGKPVGELTSVASSEIDGRRLALGFIRREALDRGLAITYAGGVAVQANALETATTP; from the coding sequence ATGACGACTCTTAGCGCAGTTGACCAACTCCAGGCCTTTCGCACCGGCGCAGGCGTGGCTTCGCTTGCCGCCGGATGGATTGCCGTAACCGGCAGCGACCGCGTGCGGTGGCTGAATGGCATGGTGACGAACTCCGTGCAGGCGCTGACGCCCGGCGAAGGTGCGTACAGCTTTTTGCTGAGCGCGCAGGGCCGTATTCAGGGAGACCTGATGATATGGGCCAAGCCTGATCTTCTGTTGCTGGAGACCGGCCCCGAGCAGGTGGAAAACATTACGGCGCTGCTGGACCGCTTCATCATCATGGACGACGTGGAACTGAGCGATGAAACCGCGCGTTGGCACGGCATGCTGGTGGCGGGACCGCAGGCGGCGGAAAAGCTGACCGCAGCCGGTGTTGCCGTGCGTGCGACCAAGCTGTTGAAGAAGTTGACGGTTCCCTATGCCGGGACGGAGGTGCAGGTTTTATGCACCTACAGCCCGCTGGTGCCGCGTTTTGAGATCTGGTCGCGGGATGCGGCTGTGCTGGAGCAGTTGCGTGCGGCGCTGGTGCAGGATGGCGCTGTACCATGCGATGCGGAAGGGCTAGAGTTGCTGCGGATTGCCGAAGGCACGCCGCGCTACGGCAGCGATATCCGCGACCGCGATCTGCCTCAGGAGACGAACCAGACGCGTGCCCTGCACTTTAACAAGGGCTGCTACCTGGGGCAGGAGATTGTGGAACGCATCCGTTCGCGCGGCAATGTTCACCGCACGTTTACCAGTTTTGCTTTGACTGGTGACGTACCTGCGCCGGGAACGCCGCTGGAGGCGGAAGGAAAGCCGGTGGGTGAACTGACTTCAGTGGCCAGCTCTGAGATCGACGGCCGACGATTAGCCCTTGGATTTATTCGCCGCGAAGCATTGGATCGCGGCCTTGCGATAACCTACGCCGGCGGAGTTGCGGTGCAGGCAAACGCGTTGGAAACTGCCACAACACCTTAA
- a CDS encoding DUF1844 domain-containing protein, producing MSENEQNKPFVINDRRKFRMDGEPVEPRPEEPVAETTAPEAEAATPEPTPAVNKEPIPFPVRDSAAASNSAHTVTPVPEPAEEEVAADAAAGEEEVKLPPPTAEEMEQVRAAYEATAERIETMMRSQNLGAEHLPPMDFSQLVQSIYMSAMIQLGAGTQQGQQARVDLLGAKQSVDMLSVIEEKTAGNLTEQEKNLLNSALFELRMGFLEITQLLARQAQSRQTTPPPPGTPSGGGFNGGGGFSGGGGFGGGGFSGGGPKIVR from the coding sequence ATGTCTGAGAACGAACAAAATAAGCCTTTCGTGATTAATGACCGTCGCAAATTTCGCATGGACGGCGAACCCGTAGAGCCTCGCCCGGAAGAGCCTGTTGCAGAGACCACAGCGCCAGAAGCTGAGGCCGCGACACCGGAACCTACTCCTGCAGTCAACAAGGAGCCCATTCCCTTTCCCGTGCGCGATTCTGCCGCTGCATCGAACTCGGCACACACGGTAACGCCAGTGCCGGAGCCTGCAGAAGAAGAAGTTGCCGCGGACGCCGCGGCTGGTGAAGAAGAGGTCAAGCTGCCTCCGCCGACCGCCGAAGAGATGGAGCAGGTACGCGCAGCGTATGAAGCCACGGCGGAACGCATTGAGACGATGATGCGGTCGCAGAATCTGGGCGCGGAGCATCTGCCTCCCATGGACTTCTCGCAACTGGTGCAATCCATTTACATGTCAGCCATGATTCAGCTTGGTGCGGGGACGCAGCAGGGTCAGCAGGCGCGTGTGGATCTGCTGGGTGCGAAGCAGAGCGTGGACATGCTGTCAGTGATTGAAGAGAAGACTGCCGGCAACCTGACGGAGCAGGAAAAGAATCTGCTGAACTCCGCTCTGTTTGAGCTGCGGATGGGATTCCTGGAGATTACGCAGTTGCTGGCGCGCCAAGCGCAGTCGCGGCAGACCACACCTCCTCCACCGGGAACGCCGTCGGGAGGCGGGTTTAACGGTGGTGGTGGATTCAGTGGTGGCGGCGGATTTGGTGGTGGTGGTTTCAGCGGCGGCGGACCCAAGATCGTTCGCTAG
- a CDS encoding MBL fold metallo-hydrolase, producing the protein MRYDDPEGTQRTVLVDTGQEFRMQALRFGVNHVDAVLYTHGHADHVLGFDDLRPLTFGKAANMPLYADDSTADVIERIFDYTFRKKDRYPTSARVDLHRLSDEPGTTIDLFGATIERIPVLHGRHEIAGYRFGSLAYLTDMSDLPEQSYERLQGLDVVILDALRREPHPSHSHLEKSIAIAQRIGAKQTYFTHISHDLDHGPTEDELPKGIHLAYDGLRLPFRIHNSNEAAQ; encoded by the coding sequence TTGCGCTATGACGATCCGGAAGGTACGCAGCGGACTGTTCTTGTCGATACCGGGCAGGAGTTCCGCATGCAGGCGCTGCGTTTTGGTGTGAACCACGTAGATGCTGTGCTGTACACGCATGGCCATGCGGATCACGTTCTCGGCTTTGACGATCTTCGTCCGCTGACCTTTGGCAAAGCTGCAAACATGCCGTTGTATGCGGACGATTCCACTGCGGATGTGATCGAACGCATCTTCGATTACACCTTTCGCAAGAAGGATCGTTATCCCACGAGCGCCCGTGTGGACCTGCACCGGTTAAGTGATGAGCCTGGCACGACGATTGACCTGTTTGGTGCAACGATCGAGCGGATTCCAGTGCTGCATGGGCGGCATGAGATTGCGGGATATCGTTTTGGTTCGCTTGCTTATCTGACGGACATGAGCGATCTGCCAGAACAATCGTATGAGCGTCTGCAGGGGCTGGACGTGGTGATTCTGGATGCGCTGCGACGCGAGCCGCATCCGAGCCACTCGCACCTGGAGAAATCCATTGCGATTGCGCAACGCATTGGGGCGAAACAGACGTACTTCACGCACATTTCGCATGACCTGGATCATGGGCCAACCGAAGATGAATTGCCTAAGGGCATTCACCTGGCTTATGACGGGTTGCGGCTTCCCTTCCGCATTCATAACAGCAATGAGGCGGCTCAGTGA
- the ribF gene encoding riboflavin biosynthesis protein RibF, translated as MNIYRSLAEVPADLGPTVVTIGNFDGVHCGHQTVIREVIARARALNAKAVLVTLDPHPTRVLRPERKLQLITPTDVKLELLEKTGLDAVLLLPFTREFAATSAKDFCTAVLHDTLHAVEVHEGENFRFGSGAAGDTHSLEALGQTLGFTAKTFAAIESGRTSISSSRIRHAVAEGDMAATRHMLGREFFVDSTPARGRGYGTKYAVPTINLAAYDDLLPAHGVYITDLRIGSGDDAITFEGVTNIGNRPTFGADSFAVETYLLRFHPVDLTEETPLRMAFHKRLRSEQKFADPNALKTQIFKDVARAERWFALRRALSNRAN; from the coding sequence GTGAACATCTATCGCAGCCTTGCGGAAGTGCCCGCTGACCTTGGGCCAACGGTTGTAACCATTGGCAATTTTGATGGTGTTCATTGCGGCCATCAGACGGTGATTCGCGAAGTAATTGCGCGGGCACGCGCGTTGAACGCGAAGGCCGTGCTGGTGACACTTGATCCTCACCCCACGCGCGTACTGCGACCCGAACGCAAGCTGCAACTGATTACGCCTACTGACGTGAAGCTGGAGTTGCTGGAAAAGACGGGGTTGGACGCTGTGTTGCTGCTGCCCTTTACGCGCGAATTTGCTGCGACCAGTGCGAAGGATTTCTGCACCGCGGTACTGCACGATACGCTGCATGCCGTGGAAGTGCACGAAGGCGAGAACTTTCGCTTTGGCTCAGGCGCGGCGGGAGATACACATTCGCTGGAAGCGTTGGGCCAGACGCTGGGCTTCACGGCAAAGACATTTGCGGCGATTGAGTCAGGCCGCACTAGCATCTCTTCCAGCCGCATTCGTCATGCTGTTGCAGAGGGCGATATGGCTGCGACGCGACACATGTTGGGTCGTGAATTCTTTGTGGATTCGACGCCTGCGCGTGGTCGAGGCTATGGCACGAAGTATGCCGTGCCGACGATTAACCTTGCCGCGTATGACGATCTGTTGCCTGCGCATGGTGTGTACATCACCGATCTGCGGATTGGTTCCGGCGACGATGCCATCACGTTTGAGGGTGTAACGAACATTGGCAATCGGCCTACGTTTGGTGCGGATTCGTTTGCTGTGGAGACGTATCTTCTGCGCTTTCATCCAGTCGATCTGACGGAAGAGACGCCGCTGCGCATGGCGTTTCATAAGCGACTTCGCAGTGAGCAGAAGTTTGCCGATCCTAATGCGCTGAAAACGCAAATCTTCAAGGATGTGGCGCGCGCAGAGCGATGGTTTGCCCTGCGGCGCGCTTTATCCAACAGAGCAAACTAG
- a CDS encoding sugar phosphate isomerase/epimerase family protein, with protein MQAASVAVLSATRSNTAWAAESKPIGLELYTVGAALTQDPVGTLKQVKAIGYDEVEVSGFAKLTPKALRALIDDTGLMCPAAHLQFGFEDTAKILQQANDLRVPYAASSILLPEAPTAGMAGVLDKLNKLTADDFKKIAELANHIGEQSKKAGVQFAYHNHAHEFRDLGGGKTGYEILLAETDPALVQFELDCGWMITAGANPVDYFRRFPKRYRVIHVKDFPASTKVTTVMGGPGMPHPTQLGEGHIDYKPVIAAARTAGVQHFFVEQDPPMTGHTPLEAAAIDYKYLRNIF; from the coding sequence ATGCAGGCTGCATCGGTGGCTGTGCTTTCCGCAACACGGTCCAACACCGCGTGGGCCGCAGAGAGCAAACCCATCGGGCTGGAACTCTACACCGTTGGTGCGGCACTGACGCAGGATCCCGTTGGCACGTTAAAGCAGGTGAAGGCCATTGGCTACGATGAGGTTGAGGTCTCCGGCTTTGCGAAACTCACTCCCAAGGCACTGCGCGCGCTGATCGACGACACTGGCCTGATGTGCCCCGCGGCGCATCTGCAGTTCGGCTTTGAAGACACCGCCAAAATTCTGCAACAGGCAAACGATCTCCGCGTACCTTACGCCGCAAGCTCCATCCTGTTGCCGGAGGCGCCCACCGCAGGCATGGCCGGTGTTCTGGACAAGTTGAACAAGCTCACCGCAGACGACTTCAAGAAGATCGCAGAACTTGCCAACCACATTGGCGAGCAGTCGAAAAAAGCTGGCGTTCAGTTCGCGTATCACAACCACGCACATGAATTCCGCGATCTGGGCGGCGGCAAGACGGGTTACGAGATCCTGTTAGCCGAAACGGATCCAGCGCTGGTGCAGTTCGAACTTGATTGCGGATGGATGATCACAGCGGGTGCTAACCCGGTCGACTACTTCCGTCGCTTTCCCAAGCGGTATCGCGTCATCCACGTGAAGGACTTCCCGGCATCGACCAAGGTCACCACTGTAATGGGCGGCCCTGGCATGCCCCATCCCACGCAACTCGGCGAAGGCCACATCGATTACAAACCTGTGATCGCTGCAGCGCGCACTGCAGGAGTACAGCATTTCTTCGTCGAGCAAGACCCACCCATGACGGGCCACACGCCACTCGAAGCAGCTGCGATTGATTACAAATACTTGCGAAACATCTTCTAG
- a CDS encoding penicillin-binding protein 1A, producing the protein MPSLFTRENPSESRKSAPGNGKGPWRPPEPKNKPGGRPPQRVPYARTWWYKYFPTRAKARRAIFYSLLGCSAVFGSLVGLTLVNTADLPQMEDLEHYRPATTTELLDIHGRTIGSFALERRVVVPYNDFPKVLHDAIISIEDKSFDKNAGINPFRVIGAAYVDLRSKGRRQGASTLTMQLARNLFLTLDQTWSRKIQEILLSVQIERHFTKEQIFTLYANQIYLGSGVYGFEAGSEYYFSKKARELTLPEAALLAALPKGPSSYSPVRHPDRALKRRNLVLSEMLGDGFITEQQFQEAKSAPLGLNIEPPANTIAPYFVEEVRRQLEQEYGADAVHGSGLKVYTTMDLDLQQVANKAVLDNVAAYERRHGWKGKLTNILEGGGDLQSYQHPDWSDTIENGAYFHALVIEATPRRVIVRIGKRYAEMTANDWAWTTMGNGDKLLQKGDIAYVRIEDATSGTATMHASLQQDSGAQASMMAMDNSNGDVLAMVGGRDFNLSQFNRATQSERQTGSSFKPYVYTTAVEQLHTKPTDIIVDAPTSFYTPNGPYTPHNYEPNYAGPMTILNAFAESRNIPALKLANQVGIRKVIEVAHRFGVTSNIPAFLPVAIGSAGIKLSEQVGAYSVFPNDGILIKPHVIRRIVQADGLPLKQVSPQVKEVISVETARTMMTLLKAVPQYGTAAQAGAILKHPLGGKTGTTNSYTDAWFLGFSPSVTCGTWIGFDDPHRTLGEKETGARAALPMWIDFMKVAIARSPNEEFPTAAKKTLAVESTTSNATEETAPVVKKPVAPNDDSDDDSDDSGDNAKPAAKPAPVVRQTTPPDNSNDVMPDDAPATKTPAKPSAPAKGYVPSPVGPYKPYSGPLLQKGPAATQGSSPPPR; encoded by the coding sequence GTGCCCAGCCTGTTCACACGCGAAAACCCGTCTGAGAGCCGAAAGTCCGCCCCCGGCAACGGCAAAGGTCCGTGGCGTCCGCCCGAACCCAAGAACAAGCCTGGTGGCAGGCCACCTCAGCGCGTCCCTTACGCACGCACCTGGTGGTACAAGTACTTCCCAACGCGAGCGAAGGCACGCCGCGCCATCTTTTACAGTCTCCTCGGCTGCTCGGCCGTCTTCGGCTCGCTGGTAGGCCTAACGCTGGTCAACACGGCCGACTTGCCGCAGATGGAAGACCTGGAACATTACCGCCCGGCGACCACGACCGAACTGCTCGACATCCACGGCCGTACCATCGGATCGTTCGCTTTGGAGCGCCGCGTTGTCGTCCCCTACAACGACTTCCCCAAAGTCCTGCATGACGCGATTATCTCCATCGAAGACAAGAGCTTCGATAAGAACGCAGGCATCAATCCGTTCCGTGTCATCGGTGCTGCGTACGTCGATCTTCGTTCCAAGGGCCGCCGCCAGGGCGCATCCACACTCACCATGCAGCTTGCGCGCAACCTGTTCCTGACGCTCGATCAGACATGGAGCCGCAAGATTCAGGAGATTCTGCTCTCCGTTCAAATTGAGCGCCACTTCACGAAGGAACAGATCTTCACTCTCTACGCCAACCAGATCTACCTAGGCAGCGGCGTCTACGGGTTTGAAGCAGGCAGCGAATACTATTTCTCCAAGAAGGCAAGGGAACTCACGCTGCCTGAGGCTGCGTTGCTCGCAGCACTCCCCAAGGGGCCCAGCAGCTACTCGCCGGTGCGCCATCCGGATCGTGCTCTAAAGCGCCGCAACCTAGTGCTCAGCGAAATGCTCGGCGACGGCTTCATCACCGAACAGCAGTTTCAGGAAGCAAAGTCCGCACCACTCGGCCTCAACATTGAGCCGCCCGCAAACACCATCGCACCTTACTTCGTCGAAGAGGTACGACGCCAGCTCGAACAGGAGTACGGTGCCGACGCCGTCCACGGTTCAGGTCTGAAGGTCTACACCACCATGGACCTCGACTTACAGCAAGTCGCAAACAAGGCCGTGCTCGACAACGTCGCCGCCTACGAACGCCGCCATGGATGGAAGGGCAAGCTGACCAACATCCTGGAGGGCGGCGGCGACCTTCAGAGCTATCAGCACCCCGACTGGTCTGACACCATTGAGAACGGTGCGTACTTCCACGCGCTGGTCATTGAGGCCACACCCCGCCGCGTCATCGTTCGCATCGGCAAACGCTATGCAGAGATGACCGCGAACGACTGGGCCTGGACCACCATGGGTAACGGCGACAAGCTTCTGCAGAAGGGCGACATCGCCTACGTCCGCATTGAAGACGCCACCAGCGGCACCGCCACCATGCACGCCTCGCTGCAGCAGGACTCCGGCGCGCAGGCTTCGATGATGGCCATGGACAACTCCAACGGCGACGTACTCGCCATGGTTGGCGGACGCGATTTCAATCTGTCGCAGTTCAATCGCGCTACGCAGTCGGAACGTCAGACCGGCTCCAGCTTCAAGCCTTACGTGTACACCACGGCGGTTGAGCAGCTTCACACCAAACCAACAGACATCATCGTCGACGCGCCCACCAGCTTCTACACACCCAACGGCCCGTACACGCCGCATAACTACGAGCCCAACTACGCCGGCCCCATGACCATCCTCAATGCCTTCGCTGAGTCGCGAAACATTCCCGCACTCAAACTCGCGAATCAGGTTGGCATCAGGAAGGTCATTGAAGTGGCGCACCGCTTCGGCGTCACATCGAACATCCCCGCGTTCTTGCCGGTGGCCATCGGTTCCGCAGGCATCAAGTTATCGGAGCAGGTTGGCGCCTACTCTGTCTTCCCCAACGATGGCATTCTCATCAAGCCGCACGTCATCCGCCGCATTGTTCAGGCAGATGGATTACCTCTGAAGCAGGTGTCGCCGCAAGTAAAGGAAGTCATCAGCGTTGAGACAGCACGCACCATGATGACGCTGCTGAAAGCGGTGCCGCAGTACGGTACAGCAGCGCAGGCAGGCGCGATATTGAAACATCCTCTTGGCGGAAAGACGGGAACAACCAACAGCTATACCGACGCATGGTTCCTTGGCTTCTCGCCATCGGTCACCTGCGGCACATGGATCGGCTTTGACGATCCGCATCGCACACTCGGCGAGAAAGAAACCGGTGCAAGAGCCGCGCTGCCCATGTGGATCGACTTCATGAAAGTCGCCATCGCACGCTCGCCCAACGAAGAGTTCCCAACCGCCGCGAAGAAGACGCTGGCCGTGGAGTCCACCACGTCCAACGCAACGGAAGAAACTGCGCCAGTTGTGAAGAAGCCCGTCGCTCCCAACGATGACTCCGACGATGACTCGGATGACTCCGGCGACAACGCAAAACCCGCCGCAAAGCCAGCACCAGTCGTTCGTCAGACAACGCCACCGGACAACTCAAACGACGTGATGCCGGATGATGCGCCTGCAACAAAGACACCTGCAAAGCCATCGGCTCCAGCAAAGGGCTACGTCCCCTCACCAGTGGGTCCGTACAAACCTTATAGCGGCCCACTCCTGCAAAAGGGCCCGGCAGCAACACAAGGAAGCTCTCCACCGCCGCGATAA
- a CDS encoding S41 family peptidase produces the protein MPKSLKISMLALSAVLLLTMFLGANLRRVHASGQAQDGAYRQMQVYSEVLRHIQSDYVVDPNMPKVTDASMRGLLESLDAESSYLSPTEYKLYKEHAGKPQAGIGADVGKRYGIATVISVVAGGPADKAGLHSGDRIESIGDRSTMEMSLAEVQMALGGEKGTPVVLSMIRPMKNAPEKLTITRADTSLPATGEVFYESGSILYIKPGIIDKDHVQQVEQKLKAMGRTNSKKILLDLRDVSSGDDAEAIRMANLFLKSGTIAMLEGQKVAKQTFTAEPGKTVNEKAPMVTLVNRGTAGPAEIVAGALLDSKRSELVGEKTYGDGAQQRVFELADGGAIILSVAKFETPSGKKYQDEGLTPTTTVATAQELAMADGDEDDDNEAASTATVNSSKPAAAATTVAKPAANIDDQLNKALDILKAKAA, from the coding sequence ATGCCGAAGTCGCTCAAGATTTCCATGCTGGCTCTCTCCGCGGTTCTGTTGCTCACCATGTTTTTGGGCGCAAATCTGCGTCGGGTGCATGCGTCCGGGCAGGCGCAGGACGGTGCCTATCGCCAGATGCAGGTCTATAGCGAAGTCCTTCGCCACATTCAGTCTGACTACGTGGTCGACCCCAACATGCCGAAGGTGACTGATGCCTCCATGCGCGGTCTGCTGGAATCGCTCGACGCCGAGTCCAGCTACCTGTCCCCGACTGAGTACAAGCTGTACAAGGAACACGCTGGCAAGCCGCAGGCAGGCATCGGTGCTGACGTAGGCAAGCGTTACGGCATCGCCACCGTTATCTCCGTCGTTGCAGGCGGCCCGGCAGACAAGGCTGGCCTCCACAGCGGCGACCGTATTGAATCCATCGGCGACCGTAGCACCATGGAAATGTCTCTGGCCGAAGTGCAGATGGCGCTGGGTGGCGAGAAGGGAACGCCGGTCGTGCTTTCCATGATCCGCCCCATGAAGAACGCCCCAGAAAAGCTCACCATCACCCGCGCTGACACCTCGTTGCCGGCAACCGGCGAAGTCTTCTACGAGAGCGGCTCCATCCTCTACATCAAGCCCGGCATCATCGACAAAGATCACGTCCAGCAGGTGGAGCAGAAGCTGAAGGCCATGGGTCGCACCAACTCCAAGAAGATCCTGCTCGACCTTCGCGATGTCTCCTCGGGTGACGATGCCGAAGCCATCCGTATGGCAAACCTCTTCCTCAAGTCCGGCACCATCGCCATGCTCGAGGGCCAGAAGGTAGCCAAGCAGACCTTTACTGCTGAACCCGGCAAGACGGTGAACGAGAAGGCCCCCATGGTCACTCTGGTGAACCGTGGAACCGCAGGCCCGGCAGAGATCGTTGCTGGCGCACTGCTCGATTCCAAGCGCAGCGAACTCGTCGGTGAAAAGACCTATGGCGACGGCGCCCAGCAGCGTGTCTTTGAGCTCGCCGACGGGGGCGCCATCATCCTCTCCGTGGCCAAGTTTGAGACGCCCTCCGGCAAGAAGTATCAGGACGAGGGCCTGACGCCCACCACCACCGTTGCCACCGCACAGGAACTGGCTATGGCCGACGGTGACGAGGATGACGACAACGAAGCAGCCAGCACGGCCACGGTGAACTCCTCCAAGCCTGCTGCCGCCGCTACAACGGTCGCCAAGCCCGCAGCCAACATCGACGATCAGCTCAACAAAGCACTCGATATCCTGAAGGCCAAAGCCGCCTAA
- a CDS encoding TIGR03435 family protein — translation MSLNAPVHGLMAQQVHPAVESPLRFDAVTVKPNKTGSSSMALMFHSGDMLKLENVTLEVVLFYAFDQQEYLIDGVPDWGKKLHFDVQGKILDATPRALDALTIEQRRAMVIRVLQERFGLKTHWVTRTAPEYALVVAKGGSKLTPTTYTRPSSGRNLYDWSAESVTTDDLAKGLSGTLRRPVENRTGLTGQYDFHLKWSADKPEMPSASAAEDAPSIFTAVKETLGLELKPINGPVQVLVVDALELPGEN, via the coding sequence TTGAGCCTGAATGCACCCGTCCATGGGCTTATGGCTCAGCAGGTTCACCCGGCTGTCGAATCGCCCCTCAGGTTCGACGCGGTGACAGTGAAGCCGAACAAGACTGGCTCCTCCTCGATGGCCCTCATGTTCCACAGTGGTGACATGCTGAAGCTGGAGAACGTCACGCTTGAGGTTGTCTTGTTCTACGCCTTCGATCAGCAGGAGTACCTGATTGATGGCGTTCCCGACTGGGGCAAAAAGCTTCACTTCGACGTTCAAGGCAAGATCCTCGACGCCACACCGCGGGCCCTCGATGCCCTCACCATCGAACAGAGGAGAGCCATGGTGATCCGGGTGCTGCAGGAGCGCTTCGGCCTGAAGACCCACTGGGTCACACGCACCGCGCCGGAGTACGCGTTGGTCGTGGCAAAGGGCGGCAGCAAGCTCACACCGACCACGTACACAAGGCCGTCCAGCGGCCGAAATCTATACGATTGGTCTGCCGAAAGTGTCACCACAGACGATCTGGCGAAGGGGCTGTCAGGAACTCTCAGGCGCCCCGTCGAAAACCGTACCGGATTGACGGGGCAGTACGACTTTCATCTCAAATGGTCTGCCGACAAACCGGAAATGCCCTCCGCTTCAGCCGCCGAGGATGCGCCTTCCATCTTCACGGCTGTCAAAGAGACTCTTGGGCTTGAACTTAAGCCAATCAATGGGCCGGTGCAGGTGCTCGTCGTGGACGCACTCGAGCTTCCCGGCGAGAACTGA